In the bacterium genome, one interval contains:
- a CDS encoding triose-phosphate isomerase: MILGHSERRHVYGETDALVLAKLKRAHELGLKAIVCVGELLEERDRGETEAVLRRQFSESLAGAGPELVGKTTLAYEPVWAIGTGRTATPETAREAHQFLRGLLEETLGAAASGVRILYGGSVKPENAAVLMAQADVNGVLVGGASLDPEAFAAIARAGL, translated from the coding sequence GTGATTCTGGGCCATTCGGAACGCCGGCACGTCTACGGCGAGACCGACGCCCTGGTGCTGGCCAAGCTCAAGCGGGCCCACGAGCTGGGCCTCAAGGCCATCGTCTGCGTGGGCGAGCTCCTGGAGGAACGCGACCGGGGCGAGACCGAGGCGGTGCTGCGGCGGCAGTTTTCCGAGAGCCTGGCCGGGGCGGGACCGGAGCTCGTGGGGAAAACCACCCTGGCCTACGAGCCGGTCTGGGCCATCGGGACGGGCCGGACCGCCACGCCGGAGACGGCTCGCGAGGCCCACCAATTCTTGAGGGGGCTGCTCGAGGAAACGCTCGGCGCCGCGGCGAGTGGGGTGAGAATCCTCTACGGCGGCTCGGTGAAGCCGGAGAACGCCGCCGTGCTCATGGCGCAGGCCGACGTGAACGGCGTCCTGGTGGGCGGGGCGAGCCTGGACCCGGAGGCCTTCGCCGCCATCGCCCGCGCCGGCCTGTAA